Proteins from a genomic interval of Verrucomicrobium sp.:
- the rbfA gene encoding 30S ribosome-binding factor RbfA — MSERTDRMSEVIRRELSTLIQREASLEGQIVTIASVETSPDLKHAYVYVSAIEQEMGKGQILAAMNKARAAWQSALGHRIGAKFTPKLHFHFDEAQARGDRVMELMQEIERQKEAEQAIHPDEEKQG; from the coding sequence ATGAGCGAACGGACCGATCGTATGTCGGAGGTGATCCGGCGGGAACTGAGCACGTTGATCCAGCGGGAGGCCTCCCTGGAAGGGCAGATCGTGACGATCGCCAGCGTGGAGACTTCCCCCGACCTGAAGCACGCCTACGTCTACGTGAGCGCGATCGAGCAGGAGATGGGCAAGGGCCAGATCCTGGCCGCCATGAACAAGGCGCGGGCCGCCTGGCAGAGCGCCCTGGGCCACCGCATCGGGGCGAAGTTCACGCCGAAGCTCCACTTTCACTTCGACGAGGCGCAGGCGCGCGGCGACCGGGTGATGGAGCTGATGCAGGAAATCGAGCGCCAGAAGGAGGCCGAGCAGGCCATCCACCCGGACGAAGAGAAGCAGGGCTAA
- a CDS encoding ankyrin repeat domain-containing protein yields the protein MADAPEKTALPLSRETEWRIYEAITEYELLPFAEKHQLTHAHFLLKSNKGYTPLHWAARYGCLNQVASILEDTDHPLSSKDLSLRDSAGDTLYYWVAMFGHFDQAAAILNQDGETLSLHHLLTHGSRGRTPLHQAAEEGHLDQIASLLSPGQKLTPEHLLLPDGDGWTSLHAMASNGHLGQAVAILGPQLTAQHFLTANDAGRSVLSTATHAGNLEQIFQPGLWQGRIPEMLQLWEQVPEESRSQIDFGQIADETLHRSLPSLPRLERGVFHAAARASLPGVEAALPPQKTKGR from the coding sequence ATGGCCGACGCACCCGAAAAAACCGCGCTTCCCCTTTCCCGGGAAACGGAATGGCGGATCTACGAGGCCATCACCGAATACGAGCTCCTCCCGTTCGCGGAAAAACACCAGCTCACCCACGCCCACTTCCTCCTGAAAAGCAACAAGGGGTACACGCCCCTGCATTGGGCGGCCCGGTATGGTTGCCTGAACCAGGTGGCCTCCATCCTGGAGGACACGGACCACCCCCTCTCTTCTAAGGACCTTTCCCTCCGGGACAGCGCCGGCGACACGCTCTACTATTGGGTGGCGATGTTCGGTCACTTCGATCAGGCAGCAGCCATCTTGAACCAGGACGGGGAAACCCTTTCCCTCCACCATCTGCTGACCCACGGCAGCCGGGGCAGGACTCCCCTGCATCAGGCGGCGGAAGAGGGGCACCTCGATCAAATCGCCTCCCTTTTGAGTCCGGGCCAGAAATTGACTCCCGAGCACCTGCTCCTCCCGGATGGCGATGGGTGGACTTCCCTGCATGCCATGGCCAGCAACGGGCACCTGGGACAGGCGGTGGCTATCCTGGGGCCGCAGCTGACCGCCCAGCACTTCCTGACCGCAAACGACGCCGGGCGGAGCGTTCTAAGCACCGCCACGCACGCGGGAAACCTGGAGCAGATCTTCCAGCCCGGCCTTTGGCAGGGCCGCATCCCGGAAATGCTCCAATTGTGGGAACAGGTGCCGGAGGAAAGCCGCTCCCAAATCGATTTCGGCCAGATCGCCGACGAGACGCTCCACCGCAGCCTCCCTTCCCTGCCGCGCCTGGAGAGAGGCGTCTTTCATGCGGCCGCCCGGGCCTCCCTCCCCGGCGTGGAGGCGGCGCTCCCGCCGCAAAAAACAAAAGGCCGTTAA
- a CDS encoding Lrp/AsnC family transcriptional regulator yields the protein MTAAAESVPVSTHDPVNAQILAVSEDRIGGFHRQPLHEIARLSEVPLETVVERIRAMLQAGTIRRVRQTLMANDLAPGALVAWRVPQERLDAAFDYLFQKDPFSGHVVVRSTDAETAGSQYKLWTTLKVPQGFSMQKHGEYLARQIGADHFKLMPAKGIFVLGVGHVRRREIPFGSKGEAPAAMHAIEVQALSDLEWQVLVALKREFAVEELVPDLWAARAAEAGISLEKFYEVAEGLVKRGVVGRFSTFLEHVKANAAGERVTRFNALFHWAVPKGRELEAGCQVGRFHILTHAYWREGGPEFNHVNIMAVAHGTDKEKVQGHKAAIDAHLREMGIPVSYTNIFWGGRSEIKPSEIAPQAYKAWAEANGVDWRQMTA from the coding sequence ATGACCGCCGCCGCCGAATCCGTCCCTGTCAGCACGCACGACCCCGTCAACGCCCAGATCCTGGCCGTTTCCGAGGACCGCATCGGCGGCTTCCACCGGCAGCCCCTGCACGAGATCGCCCGCCTTTCCGAGGTGCCGCTGGAAACCGTCGTGGAGCGGATCCGCGCCATGCTTCAGGCGGGCACCATCCGGCGCGTCCGCCAGACCCTGATGGCCAACGACCTGGCCCCCGGCGCCCTCGTCGCCTGGCGGGTGCCGCAGGAGCGGCTCGACGCGGCCTTCGACTACCTCTTCCAAAAGGACCCCTTCAGCGGCCACGTCGTCGTCCGCTCCACGGACGCGGAGACGGCCGGTTCCCAATACAAGCTCTGGACCACCCTCAAGGTTCCCCAGGGCTTCTCCATGCAGAAGCACGGGGAATACCTGGCCCGGCAGATCGGCGCCGACCATTTCAAGCTGATGCCCGCCAAGGGCATCTTCGTCCTGGGCGTCGGCCACGTCCGGCGGCGGGAAATCCCCTTCGGCTCGAAGGGGGAGGCCCCCGCCGCGATGCACGCCATCGAGGTGCAGGCCCTTTCCGATTTGGAGTGGCAGGTCTTGGTCGCCCTCAAGCGGGAATTCGCCGTCGAGGAGCTGGTGCCGGACCTCTGGGCCGCCCGCGCGGCGGAGGCCGGGATCTCCCTGGAGAAATTCTACGAGGTGGCCGAGGGGCTGGTGAAGCGCGGCGTCGTCGGCCGTTTCTCCACCTTCCTGGAGCATGTGAAGGCCAACGCGGCCGGGGAGCGGGTCACCCGCTTCAACGCCCTCTTCCACTGGGCCGTGCCCAAGGGGCGCGAGCTGGAGGCGGGCTGCCAGGTGGGCCGCTTCCACATCCTCACCCACGCCTACTGGCGGGAGGGCGGGCCGGAGTTCAACCACGTCAACATCATGGCCGTGGCCCACGGCACCGATAAGGAAAAGGTCCAGGGCCACAAGGCGGCCATCGACGCCCATCTCCGGGAAATGGGCATCCCGGTGAGCTACACCAACATCTTTTGGGGCGGACGGAGCGAGATCAAGCCCTCCGAAATCGCCCCTCAGGCCTACAAGGCCTGGGCAGAGGCCAACGGCGTCGACTGGCGCCAGATGACGGCTTAA
- the proS gene encoding proline--tRNA ligase, whose product MNAPATAITPTRSADFPEWYQQVITAADMAENSEVRGCMVIKPWGYGIWELIQQQMDRMIKETGHKNAYFPLLIPLSYLEKEAQHVEGFAKECAVVTHHRLEAGPDGKLVPSGKLAEPYIIRPTSETIIGAAYARWVQSYRDLPILINQWANVMRWELRPRVFLRTTEFLWQEGHTAHETQAEAEEETEKMLGVYETFAREHLALPVLTGEKSANERFPGAVRTLCIEAMVQDRKAVQAGTSHFLGQNFASAYGIKFLGRDKKQETAWTTSWGVSTRLIGTMIMAHSDDDGLVLPPRVAPTQVVIIPVIPKEDQREAVLDACHQLAASLRAQSYAGEAVRVEVDARDLTGSAKGWEWIKKGVPVRAEIGPRDLASGSAFVGRRDKGAKEKASVPVAELAANIAAILAEIQGNLYARAEAHLKEHTKRIDTKEEFYTFFTPQNAEKPEIHGGFALTHFAGDTALEEQLKNDLKVTIRCIPFDKGEPGTCPFTGKPSAQRVVFGKSY is encoded by the coding sequence ATGAACGCCCCCGCCACCGCCATCACGCCGACCCGCTCCGCCGATTTTCCCGAATGGTACCAGCAGGTCATCACCGCCGCCGACATGGCGGAGAATTCCGAAGTCCGCGGCTGCATGGTCATCAAGCCCTGGGGCTACGGCATCTGGGAGCTGATCCAGCAGCAGATGGACCGGATGATCAAGGAGACCGGCCACAAGAACGCCTACTTCCCCCTCCTCATTCCCCTCTCCTACCTGGAAAAGGAAGCCCAGCACGTCGAGGGCTTCGCCAAGGAGTGCGCCGTCGTCACCCACCACCGGCTGGAAGCCGGCCCGGACGGCAAGCTGGTCCCCTCCGGCAAGCTGGCGGAGCCCTACATCATCCGCCCCACCTCGGAAACCATCATCGGCGCCGCCTACGCCCGCTGGGTCCAGTCCTACCGCGATCTGCCCATCCTCATCAACCAGTGGGCCAACGTCATGCGCTGGGAGCTGCGCCCCCGCGTCTTCCTCCGCACCACCGAGTTCCTCTGGCAGGAAGGCCACACCGCCCACGAAACCCAGGCCGAGGCGGAGGAGGAAACCGAGAAGATGCTGGGCGTCTACGAAACCTTCGCCCGCGAGCACCTGGCCCTCCCCGTCCTGACGGGCGAGAAATCGGCCAACGAACGCTTCCCCGGCGCCGTCCGCACCCTCTGCATCGAGGCGATGGTGCAGGACCGCAAGGCCGTGCAGGCGGGCACCTCCCACTTCCTGGGGCAGAACTTCGCCAGCGCCTACGGGATCAAGTTCCTGGGCCGGGACAAGAAGCAGGAAACCGCCTGGACGACCAGCTGGGGCGTCAGCACCCGCCTGATCGGCACCATGATCATGGCCCACAGCGACGACGACGGCCTGGTCCTCCCCCCGCGCGTGGCCCCCACGCAGGTGGTCATCATCCCCGTCATCCCGAAGGAGGACCAGCGCGAGGCCGTCCTGGACGCCTGCCATCAGCTGGCCGCCTCCCTCCGCGCCCAGAGCTACGCGGGCGAGGCCGTGCGGGTCGAAGTCGACGCGCGCGACCTGACCGGCAGCGCCAAGGGCTGGGAATGGATCAAGAAGGGCGTGCCCGTCCGCGCGGAGATCGGGCCCCGCGACCTCGCCTCCGGCAGCGCCTTCGTCGGCCGCCGGGACAAGGGAGCGAAGGAAAAGGCCTCCGTCCCCGTCGCCGAGCTGGCCGCGAACATCGCCGCCATCCTGGCGGAGATCCAAGGCAATCTCTACGCCCGCGCCGAGGCCCACCTGAAAGAGCACACGAAGCGGATCGACACCAAGGAGGAGTTCTACACCTTCTTCACTCCGCAGAACGCGGAGAAGCCGGAGATCCACGGCGGCTTCGCCCTCACCCACTTCGCCGGGGACACCGCGCTGGAAGAGCAGCTGAAGAACGACCTGAAAGTCACCATCCGCTGCATCCCCTTCGACAAGGGCGAGCCCGGCACCTGCCCCTTCACCGGAAAGCCGAGCGCCCAGCGCGTCGTCTTCGGGAAATCCTACTAG
- a CDS encoding ankyrin repeat domain-containing protein, with protein sequence MVRSLKNDAFLSFNQDYALSLEHFLIENQNGHGDTPLHQAAWHRRLDQVIAALKDSGETFSPTHFLVKDDHGYTALHGAAREGQLDQIFQPSLWQGRLTEMLQLWSHVPEKDRSQIDFEQVSGEASLSSRPALPRPAADAFRAARRPGFSPPDGESPSLQRGQ encoded by the coding sequence TTGGTCAGATCCCTCAAAAACGATGCGTTTCTCTCCTTCAACCAGGACTACGCGCTTTCCCTGGAACATTTTCTCATCGAAAACCAGAACGGTCACGGCGACACCCCTTTGCATCAAGCCGCCTGGCATCGCCGCCTCGACCAAGTCATCGCCGCCCTGAAAGATTCCGGGGAAACATTCTCCCCGACGCATTTCCTGGTCAAAGACGATCATGGTTACACCGCCCTGCACGGCGCGGCCCGGGAAGGCCAGCTCGATCAAATCTTCCAGCCCTCCCTTTGGCAAGGCCGCCTGACGGAGATGCTCCAGCTCTGGAGCCACGTCCCGGAAAAAGACCGCTCCCAAATCGATTTTGAGCAGGTTTCCGGCGAAGCCTCCCTTTCCAGCCGTCCGGCGCTTCCCCGCCCCGCCGCCGACGCCTTCCGCGCCGCCCGCCGCCCGGGTTTCTCCCCGCCCGACGGGGAATCCCCCTCCCTTCAACGCGGCCAATAG
- the purL gene encoding phosphoribosylformylglycinamidine synthase subunit PurL: protein MIQEPAITPELVAKHGLTPEEYQRIEKILGRAPNWTELGIFSVMWSEHCSYKNSRPELRHFPTTGPTVLVKAGEENAGVLDIGEGWAVAFKIESHNHPSAIEPFQGAATGVGGILRDIFTMGARPIFGLNSLRFGDIRGDSPAARHNRRLLSGVVGGISHYGNCIGVPTVGGEVQFDDSYQGNPLVNAFCLGILRKGEIRLGKATGIGNPVFYVGARTGRDGLAGAAFASRDLTEGSKADRPAVQVGDPFLGKLLLEACLELFAHPEAVVGVQDMGAAGLTCSTCETAARGGAGIEIDLQYVPQREPGMVPYEVMLSESQERMLIIVRKGHESTVRAIFEKWDLPVAEIGRVTDDGIMRVKDHGKVVVEIPARSLTDEAPIYHREARMPDHQEELNRFDPSMAPEPADYRAALLRLISAPSLASKRWVYRQYDHTVRVGTAVPPGSDAAVIRLNLDGKQRFLAATVDCNARYCLLDPRRGGLIAVAEAARNLAVSGAVPLGVTDNLNFGNPHHPEIFWQLKEAVQGISQACRFFEVPVTGGNVSLYNQSPAGPVDPTPTIGMVGLIAEEKQITTMPFKREGDAIVLLGDWGWEIAATSYLQEIHGHKRGRTPEIDLERERRLHRTILTLIGFGWVRSAHDLSEGGLALAAVESCLGLRRDRALGAVIELPEHQRADVTLFNESQSRVLLSVAEENLCQVLEHCSAAGVPAWKIGTVGGQELAFRHGGSRMAWTLDELEEAWGGTIDRIMAA, encoded by the coding sequence ATGATCCAGGAACCCGCCATCACCCCGGAGCTCGTCGCCAAGCACGGCCTGACCCCGGAGGAATACCAGCGCATCGAAAAGATCCTGGGCCGCGCGCCGAACTGGACGGAGCTGGGCATCTTCTCCGTCATGTGGAGCGAGCACTGCTCCTACAAGAACTCCCGCCCGGAGCTCAGGCACTTCCCCACCACCGGCCCCACCGTGCTGGTGAAGGCCGGGGAGGAAAACGCCGGCGTCCTGGACATCGGAGAGGGCTGGGCCGTGGCTTTCAAGATCGAGTCCCACAACCACCCCAGCGCGATCGAGCCCTTCCAGGGCGCGGCCACCGGCGTGGGCGGCATCCTGCGCGACATCTTCACCATGGGGGCGCGCCCCATCTTCGGCCTCAATTCCCTGCGCTTCGGCGACATCCGGGGGGATTCCCCCGCCGCGCGGCACAACCGGCGGCTCCTCTCCGGCGTGGTGGGCGGCATCTCCCACTACGGCAACTGCATCGGCGTGCCGACCGTCGGCGGCGAGGTCCAGTTCGACGACTCCTACCAGGGCAACCCCCTGGTCAACGCCTTCTGCCTGGGCATCCTGCGCAAGGGGGAGATCCGCCTGGGGAAGGCCACCGGCATCGGCAACCCCGTCTTCTACGTCGGCGCGCGCACGGGCCGCGACGGTCTGGCCGGGGCCGCCTTCGCCTCCCGCGACCTGACGGAGGGCTCCAAGGCCGACCGCCCCGCCGTCCAGGTGGGCGATCCCTTCCTGGGCAAGCTCCTCTTGGAGGCCTGCCTGGAACTCTTCGCCCATCCGGAGGCCGTCGTCGGCGTCCAGGACATGGGCGCGGCGGGCCTGACCTGCTCCACCTGCGAGACCGCCGCGCGCGGCGGCGCCGGGATCGAGATCGACCTCCAATACGTCCCCCAGCGGGAGCCCGGCATGGTCCCCTACGAGGTCATGCTCTCCGAATCCCAGGAGCGGATGCTCATCATCGTCCGCAAGGGGCATGAGTCGACCGTCCGCGCCATCTTCGAAAAATGGGACCTTCCCGTGGCGGAAATCGGCCGCGTCACCGACGACGGCATCATGCGCGTGAAGGACCACGGCAAAGTCGTGGTGGAAATCCCCGCCCGCTCCCTGACGGACGAGGCCCCCATCTACCACCGGGAAGCCCGCATGCCCGACCACCAGGAGGAGCTCAACCGCTTTGACCCCTCCATGGCCCCGGAACCCGCCGACTACCGCGCCGCGCTCCTGCGCCTGATTTCCGCCCCCTCCCTGGCCAGCAAACGGTGGGTCTACCGCCAATATGACCACACCGTGCGCGTCGGCACCGCCGTTCCGCCGGGGAGCGACGCCGCCGTCATCCGCCTGAACCTGGACGGCAAACAGCGGTTCCTGGCCGCCACCGTCGACTGCAACGCCCGCTACTGCCTGCTGGATCCCCGGCGCGGCGGCCTGATCGCCGTGGCGGAAGCCGCGCGCAACCTGGCGGTGAGCGGCGCCGTCCCCCTGGGCGTCACGGACAACCTCAACTTCGGCAACCCGCACCACCCGGAGATCTTCTGGCAGCTGAAAGAGGCCGTGCAGGGCATCTCCCAGGCCTGCCGCTTCTTTGAAGTCCCCGTGACGGGCGGCAACGTAAGCCTCTACAACCAGTCTCCCGCCGGCCCCGTCGATCCCACGCCCACCATCGGCATGGTCGGCCTCATCGCGGAGGAAAAGCAGATCACCACCATGCCCTTCAAGCGGGAGGGAGACGCCATCGTCCTCCTGGGCGACTGGGGCTGGGAAATCGCCGCCACCAGCTACCTGCAGGAAATCCACGGCCACAAGCGCGGCCGCACGCCGGAGATCGACCTGGAGCGGGAGCGCCGCCTCCACCGGACGATCCTGACCCTCATCGGCTTCGGCTGGGTGCGCAGCGCCCACGACCTGAGCGAGGGCGGCCTGGCCCTGGCGGCCGTCGAGTCCTGCCTGGGCCTGCGCCGGGACCGCGCCCTGGGCGCCGTCATCGAGCTGCCGGAACATCAGCGCGCCGACGTCACCCTCTTCAACGAAAGCCAGAGCCGCGTCCTCCTCAGCGTGGCGGAGGAAAACCTCTGCCAGGTGCTGGAGCACTGCTCCGCCGCCGGGGTGCCGGCGTGGAAGATCGGGACGGTGGGCGGCCAGGAACTGGCCTTCCGCCACGGCGGCAGCCGGATGGCCTGGACCCTGGACGAGCTGGAAGAGGCCTGGGGCGGGACGATCGACCGCATCATGGCGGCCTAG
- the bcp gene encoding thioredoxin-dependent thiol peroxidase has translation MASQKVGGKAPAFSGETQDGGKISLKDFAGKPLVLFFYPKDNTPGCTVESCDFRDRHDALLTAGAAVVGVSPDPVKSHQKFAEKFGLPYPLLADVEKKTSEAYGVWVEKSLYGRKYMGIARTTFLIDPAGKIARIWEKVKPEGHASEVLAALKDLS, from the coding sequence ATGGCTTCCCAAAAAGTCGGCGGGAAAGCGCCCGCCTTCTCCGGCGAGACGCAGGACGGCGGGAAAATCTCCCTGAAAGACTTTGCGGGAAAGCCGCTCGTCCTTTTCTTTTATCCCAAGGACAACACCCCCGGCTGCACCGTGGAGAGCTGTGACTTCCGCGACCGGCACGACGCGCTCCTGACAGCGGGCGCCGCCGTCGTCGGCGTCAGCCCCGATCCGGTGAAATCCCACCAAAAATTCGCGGAAAAGTTCGGCCTGCCTTATCCGCTTTTAGCCGATGTGGAGAAGAAAACCTCCGAAGCCTACGGAGTCTGGGTGGAAAAATCCCTCTACGGCCGCAAGTACATGGGCATCGCCCGGACCACCTTCCTCATCGACCCGGCTGGGAAAATCGCCCGCATTTGGGAAAAGGTGAAGCCGGAGGGGCACGCCTCCGAGGTTTTGGCCGCTCTGAAAGACCTCTCTTAG
- a CDS encoding LptF/LptG family permease — MKILLRYLFVALLQAFIFCAVACLFLPFIFDLFSSLNEFLQNRSQYDLLFSYYEAFFPYILPMVLPPALLFATLYTLLSMNRTSQLVAMQAGGISAFTLFTPFLGLGLVATLILYGISLTVGGSARARQREIMNTLRNPEIAQGMHQAQVYRNRASHRTWYAQTLNPRKNNATGLDVADQDDDGRDAQKVFARSGSWDGNYWTFQDALVVTYNPDGTVASRQIYENLPEPDWHESPKEMVRILLRPDEMTVADLRHTLHDGDVEAARSAPYRTRLWELFFSPLIGFILIGFALPQGLQYGRRDVSSGVFNAIFLLLAFYIVWNFFLALGAGGRLPAPLAVIIPILGFAGLALWRLAPHVGWRLPAK, encoded by the coding sequence GTGAAGATTCTCCTGCGCTACCTTTTTGTTGCCCTCCTCCAGGCATTTATTTTCTGTGCGGTGGCGTGCCTTTTCCTGCCCTTCATCTTCGACCTCTTCAGCTCCCTCAACGAGTTCCTCCAGAACCGGAGCCAATACGACCTCCTTTTCAGCTACTACGAGGCGTTCTTCCCCTACATCCTGCCGATGGTGCTGCCGCCCGCGCTCCTCTTCGCCACGCTCTACACGCTGCTTTCCATGAACCGGACTAGCCAGCTGGTGGCCATGCAGGCGGGCGGGATCAGCGCCTTCACCCTCTTCACGCCCTTCCTGGGACTGGGGCTGGTGGCCACCCTCATTCTCTACGGCATCTCCCTGACCGTGGGCGGATCGGCCCGCGCCCGGCAGCGGGAAATCATGAACACGCTGCGGAACCCGGAGATCGCCCAGGGAATGCATCAGGCGCAGGTCTACCGCAACCGCGCCTCCCACCGCACCTGGTACGCGCAGACCCTCAACCCCCGGAAGAACAACGCCACCGGCCTCGACGTCGCCGACCAGGACGACGACGGCCGCGACGCGCAGAAAGTCTTCGCCCGCTCCGGCTCCTGGGACGGCAATTACTGGACCTTCCAGGACGCGCTGGTCGTCACGTATAATCCGGACGGCACCGTCGCCAGCCGCCAGATCTACGAGAACCTGCCGGAGCCCGACTGGCACGAGTCGCCCAAGGAGATGGTCCGCATCCTCCTGCGCCCGGACGAGATGACCGTGGCCGACCTGCGCCACACCCTGCACGACGGCGATGTGGAGGCTGCCCGCTCCGCCCCCTACCGGACGCGCCTGTGGGAACTTTTCTTTTCCCCGCTCATCGGCTTCATCCTCATCGGCTTCGCCTTGCCGCAGGGGCTCCAATACGGCCGCCGGGACGTGAGCTCGGGGGTCTTCAACGCCATCTTCCTGCTGCTCGCCTTCTACATCGTCTGGAACTTCTTCCTGGCCCTGGGGGCGGGCGGGCGCTTGCCCGCGCCGCTGGCCGTCATCATCCCCATCCTCGGCTTCGCCGGGCTGGCCCTCTGGCGGCTCGCTCCCCACGTCGGCTGGCGCCTGCCGGCCAAATAA
- a CDS encoding ankyrin repeat domain-containing protein: protein MDAPIEKIVPLPTVATSTRLRSAILNGELPALTAEFAFSREHFLSLDGDGYYPLVWAAQEGCLPQVASAVKEAGQRLILEDFLTPTRFGDSSVHPAALTGHLDQIAAVVKESGQRLTLEHLLAGNGSNSSPLYWAAHGGHLDQVAALLKDSGETLAAEHFLAPNASGKTPLIQAAEHDNLRQVFQPSLWHGRVPEMLRLWCHVPEENRSQIDFPKITRQTLFLSRTVPPRLDPDAFRAASRPAIALPTRETPVREHGQ from the coding sequence ATGGACGCTCCCATCGAAAAAATCGTGCCGCTTCCAACCGTGGCAACCTCCACACGGTTAAGAAGCGCCATCCTGAACGGGGAGCTGCCCGCCTTAACCGCCGAGTTTGCCTTTTCCCGGGAACACTTCCTCTCCCTGGACGGGGACGGCTATTACCCCTTGGTGTGGGCGGCCCAGGAAGGGTGCCTCCCGCAGGTCGCTTCCGCCGTAAAGGAAGCGGGGCAAAGGCTCATCCTGGAAGATTTTCTTACCCCCACGCGCTTCGGAGACTCCTCCGTCCATCCCGCGGCGCTTACGGGGCACCTCGACCAAATCGCCGCCGTTGTGAAAGAGTCCGGCCAACGCCTGACACTGGAGCACCTCCTGGCCGGCAACGGATCGAATAGCTCCCCCCTCTATTGGGCGGCCCACGGCGGCCACCTCGATCAAGTCGCCGCCCTTCTTAAGGATTCCGGCGAAACACTCGCCGCCGAGCACTTCCTGGCACCGAATGCTTCCGGCAAGACGCCGCTGATCCAAGCGGCGGAGCATGACAACCTCCGCCAAGTCTTCCAACCCTCCCTCTGGCATGGCCGCGTGCCGGAAATGCTCCGCCTCTGGTGCCATGTGCCGGAAGAAAACCGCTCCCAAATCGACTTCCCCAAAATCACCCGGCAGACCCTTTTCTTAAGCCGCACCGTTCCTCCCCGCCTGGACCCCGACGCCTTCCGCGCCGCCTCCCGTCCGGCCATTGCCCTTCCCACCAGGGAAACCCCCGTCCGCGAACACGGCCAATAG
- a CDS encoding SIS domain-containing protein has translation MASEEVPFGSIVEAQMRELQAAAGRLAETLDTVRLMAETVVAALRAGNKILCAGNGGSAADALHMAEELVGRYRTNRVSLPAISLTADATALTCIGNDYGFDKIFSRQVEGLGRGGDVLVLFSTSGNSANLLEAAREAKGKGILVLAFLGKDGGKLAPLADIAWIAPGGSPRVQELHTWAMHSILECVEVAFPAAA, from the coding sequence ATGGCTAGCGAAGAGGTCCCGTTCGGGTCAATCGTCGAAGCGCAGATGCGGGAGTTGCAAGCCGCCGCCGGGCGCCTGGCCGAGACCCTGGACACCGTCCGTCTGATGGCGGAGACGGTTGTCGCCGCCCTGCGGGCCGGAAATAAAATTCTTTGCGCCGGCAACGGCGGCAGCGCCGCCGACGCCCTCCACATGGCGGAGGAGCTGGTGGGCCGCTACCGGACGAACCGGGTTTCCCTTCCCGCCATCTCCTTGACGGCCGACGCCACCGCCCTGACCTGCATCGGGAACGATTACGGGTTCGACAAGATTTTCTCCCGCCAGGTGGAAGGCCTGGGCCGCGGCGGCGACGTTCTGGTCCTCTTTTCCACCAGCGGCAACTCGGCCAATCTCCTGGAAGCCGCCCGTGAGGCGAAGGGAAAGGGGATCCTGGTCCTGGCCTTCCTGGGCAAGGACGGCGGGAAGCTGGCCCCGCTGGCCGACATCGCCTGGATCGCCCCCGGCGGTTCCCCGCGCGTCCAGGAGCTCCATACGTGGGCGATGCATTCCATCCTGGAGTGCGTCGAAGTCGCCTTTCCCGCCGCGGCATGA